One stretch of Scatophagus argus isolate fScaArg1 chromosome 18, fScaArg1.pri, whole genome shotgun sequence DNA includes these proteins:
- the rpl22l1 gene encoding 60S ribosomal protein L22-like 1 — translation MAPIKQKRPTVGKKAKKGAVWKFTLDLTHPVEDGILDSANFETFLKERIKVNGKTGNLGNIVQVGRMKNKINVTSEKQFSKRYLKYLTKKYLKKNNLRDWLRVVASDKETYELRYFQISQDDEESEADE, via the exons ATGGCGCCG ATCAAACAGAAGAGACCAACTGTTGGCAAGAAAGCCAAGAAGGGAGCTGTCTGGAAGTTTACTTTAGACCTGACCCACCCTGTGGAGGATGGGATCCTGGACTCTGCAAACTTT GAAACCTTCCTCAAAGAGAGGATAAAGGTCAATGGAAAGACAGGGAATCTGGGTAACATCGTCCAGGTTGGCCGCATGAAGAACAAGATCAACGTCACGTCTGAGAAGCAGTTCTCAAAAAG GTATCTGAAGTACCTAACAAAGAAGTACCTGAAAAAGAACAACCTCCGTGACTGGCTGAGAGTGGTGGCGTCTGACAAGGAGACCTACGAGCTGCGTTACTTCCAGATCAGTCAGGACGATGAGGAGTCTGAGGCAGACGAGTaa
- the slc7a14b gene encoding probable cationic amino acid transporter: protein MAAWLGRLSLGDAWFSMYSRLLRTKPVGSMAHSSDDLTELAEGSAVGLAKVLTTVDLVSLGVGSCVGTGMYVVAGLVAKAMAGPGVILSFIIAAMASILSGVCYAEFGVRVPKTTGSAYTYSYVTVGEFVAFFIGWNLILEYLIGTAAGASALSSMFDSLANHSISNYMITHLGTLRGLGKGEDTYPDLLALFIALLVTVVIALGVRNSVGFNNVLNVVNLVVWVFTIIAGLFFLSASNWESGRFLPYGWSGVMQGAATCFYAFIGFDIIATTGEEAKNPNTSIPYAITVSLVTCLTAYVSVSVILTLMVPYNLIDGSAPLMEMFTVHGFLWGKYTVAVGSIAGLTVSLLGSLFPMPRVIYAMARDGLLFRFLSHVSALTHTPTAACVVSGSFAAILALLVSLRDLIEMMSIGTLLAYTLVSVCVLLLRYQPDEQTDTHQFDSGEDVDGLKHLDDGVVPTKDDHMLIGGSDGDGSSSYHAGGAEGEGDDSDFHTGHPSLLKRLLGGHYYTLRQRLGMPDASAQPTPATGRIVTRCTLLFFLTSFLLWSTVIFGVEQGTGAGAVFSGLMATMMVGSLAKLLIMILQQPESRRRLPYMVPCVPFVPAAAILVNSYLMLKLSSLTWARFAVWCFIGLLIYGCYGVWHSTLELNAREQQAHASSYQRFDDHLDDTFSPDDGFYPQEQDETPYKGWSAPEEKGYNYQQHSQYQQENQYDSQDGEQYQSQYEDNGDQHGYQSGLGGQYTGRGSKSRGRTNHGFDLGDEED, encoded by the exons ATGGCGGCTTGGCTGGGCAGGCTGTCTTTGGGTGATGCCTGGTTCAGCATGTATTCTCGCCTACTGCGAACCAAACCTGTGGGCTCCATGGCTCACAGCTCAGATGACCTCACCGAGCTTGCAGAGGGGTCGGCGGTCGGGCTCGCCAAGGTCCTGACCACTGTGGACCTGGTGTCGCTCGGTGTGGGCAGCTGTGTCGGCACTGGGATGTACGTGGTTGCTGGATTGGTTGCCAAGGCGATGGCTGGACCTGGGGTCATCCTGTCATTTATTATTGCAGCGATGGCGTCCATACTGTCAG GTGTGTGTTATGCAGAATTTGGTGTTCGGGTCCCCAAGACGACCGGCTCAGCCTACACCTACAGCTATGTGACAGTAGGGGAGTTTGTAGCGTTTTTCATTGGCTGGAACCTGATCCTGGAGTATCTGATTGGCACAGCGGCGGGGGCGTCAGCTCTCAGCAGCATGTTTGACTCTCTGGCCAATCACAGCATCAGCAACTACATGATAACACACCTGGGCACACTCAGAGGACTTG GTAAGGGTGAGGACACGTATCCGGACCTGCTGGCCCTGTTTATTGCCCTGCTTGTCACAGTGGTCATTGCTCTTGGTGTGCGTAACTCAGTCGGCTTCAACAACGTCCTCAATGTGGTTAACCTCGTGGTCTGGGTCTTCACGATCATCGCTGGACTCTTCTTCCTCTCCGCCAGCAACTGGGAGAGCGGCAGGTTCCTGCCCTATGGCTGGTCAGGG gtgATGCAAGGCGCAGCGACCTGCTTCTATGCCTTCATCGGCTTCGATATCATCGCAACAACAGGAGAGGAGGCAAAAAACCCAAACACCTCCATCCCGTATGCCATCACCGTCTCACTGGTCACCTGTCTCACTGCCTACGTGTCg GTGAGTGTGATCCTGACTCTCATGGTGCCCTACAACCTGATTGATGGCTCGGCTCCTCTCATGGAGATGTTTACGGTGCATGGCTTCCTGTGGGGGAAATACACAGTGGCTGTGGGCTCCATAGCCGGACTCACTGTGTCTCTGTTAGGCTCTTTGTTCCCCATGCCCAGAGTCATCTATGCCATGGCCCGGGATGGACTGCTGTTCAG GTTTTTATCACACGTGtctgcgctcacacacactcctacagCGGCATGTGTGGTGTCGGGAAGCTTTGCTGCCATCCTTGCCCTGCTGGTGAGCCTCAGAGACCTTATTGAGATGATGTCCATTGGCACGCTGCTGGCCTACActctggtcagtgtgtgtgtgctcctgctGCGCTACCAGCCGGACGAACAGACCGACACACACCAGTTTGACTCTGGGGAGGACGTGGACGGATTGAAGCACCTTGATGATGGGGTTGTCCCCACCAAAGATGACCACATGCTGATTGGAGGCTCAGACGGTGATGGATCATCATCCTACCACGCTGGTGGGgctgaaggagagggagacgACTCTGATTTCCACACAGGCCATCCCTCGTTGCTGAAAAGGCTTCTGGGAGGTCATTACTACACCCTGCGACAGCGGCTGGGAATGCCTGATGCATCGGCCCAGCCCACTCCTGCCACTGGCCGCATAGTGACCCGGTGCaccctccttttcttcctcacGTCCTTCCTCCTCTGGTCTACTGTTATATTTGGCGTTGAACAGGGAACAGGTGCCGGCGCTGTGTTTTCAGGCCTCATGGCCACAATGATGGTGGGGTCCTTGGCAAAGCTTTTAATTATGATTTTACAGCAGCCAGAGAGTAGGAGGAGACTGCCCTACATGGTGCCCTGTGTGCCCTTTGTGCCTGCAGCAGCCATATTGGTCAACAGCTACCTCATGCTTAAACTGTCTTCGCTCACCTGGGCCAGGTTCGCTGTTTGGTGCTTCATAG GTTTGTTGATCTATGGTTGTTATGGAGTGTGGCACAGCACGTTGGAGCTGAACGCCCGGGAGCAGCAGGCACACGCCAGCTCCTACCAGCGCTTCGACGACCACCTCGATGACACCTTCTCCCCCGACGATGGCTTTTACCCCCAGGAACAGGACGAGACGCCGTACAAGGGCTGGTCTGCCCCAGAGGAGAAGGGATACAACTACCAGCAGCATAGCCAATACCAACAGGAGAACCAGTATGACAGTCAGGATGGAGAGCAGTATCAGAGCCAGTATGAGGATAATGGTGACCAACATGGATACCAATCTGGACTTGGAGGTCAGTATACGGGCAGAGGTAGCAAGTCCAGAGGAAGGACCAATCATGGCTTCGATTTGGGTGATGAGGAGGACTGA
- the cldn11b gene encoding claudin-11b — protein MAHMCRQIIGSAASCVGWVGVMVATATNDWVRTCDYTVATCVRMDELGSRGLWAECVISPSLYHCVALNQILTLPAYVQTSRALMICACLLGLPAMLLVLMSMPCVRLQNDTSAIKQRRARVGGVLFILMALCGIISTVWFPIGAHQDEGLMSFGFSLYAGWVGSALCLLGGSVILCCHGTDPRTPGRENSFYYSRQGGTAMPLDPPANHAKSARV, from the exons ATGGCGCACATGTGCAGACAGATCATCGGCAGCGCTGCGAGCTGTGTGGGCTGGGTCGGGGTCATGGTCGCCACGGCCACCAACGACTGGGTGCGGACCTGTGACTACACGGTGGCCACCTGCGTCCGCATGGACGAGCTGGGCTCCCGGGGACTCTGGGCAGAGTGCGTCATCTCCCCCTCGCTTTATCACTGCGTGGCCCTCAACCAGATCCTCACCCTACccg ccTATGTCCAGACATCTCGCGCTCTGATGATCTGCGCATGTCTGCTCGGTCTCCCTGCGATGCTGCTGGTACTCATGTCGATGCCCTGCGTCAGGCTGCAGAACGACACCTCCGCCATCAAGCAGCGTCGCGCCAGGGTAGGAGgtgtcctcttcatcctcatgG CTTTGTGTGGCATCATATCAACTGTCTGGTTCCCCATCGGAGCTCACCAAGACGAGGGTCTGATGTCGTTTGGTTTCTCCCTGTACGCCGGCTGGGTCGGCTCCGCTCTCTGTCTCCTTGGTGGCTCTGTGATCTTGTGTTGCCATGGCACCGACCCCAGGACCCCGGGGAGGGAGAACAGCTTCTACTACTCCAGACAGGGGGGCACAGCTATGCCACTGGACCCCCCAGCCAACCATGCCAAGAGTGCACGAGTGTGA